The Thermocrinis ruber genomic sequence TCCAGAGGAGGTACTATGTTACTCTTGATAAAATACCTGCCCACACAAGGTACGCCTTTATAGCCGCAGAAGACAAAAACTTTTACAAACACTTTGGCGTAGACCCCATTGCCATCATCAGGGCACTCATTATAAACATTCACAGCAAAGACATAAAACAGGGCGCTTCCACCATTACCCAACAGTTGGCAAGAAACCTCTTTTTAACGCCAGAAAGAAGTCTAACAAGGAAGATAAAGGAAGCCCTCTTGGCGATAAAAATAGAGAGGGAGTTTTCAAAGGACAAAATTTTGGAACTTTACCTTAATTACATATACCTTGGACATGGAGCCTACGGGGTAGAAGCAGCATCCCGCATATACTTTGGCAAATCGGTAAAGGATTTAACGGTGGATGAGTCCGCGGTATTGGCGAGCCTGCCAAAGGCACCCACAAAGTATAACCCCTTTAGAAACCCAGAGAGGATCTTAGAAAGGCGCAACTATGTGCTCTTGAGAATGTTGGAGGACGGCTACATAAGCCAAGAGGAGTACGAAATCTACTCAAAGAAACCACTAAAGCTAAGGCTTGAGAATAGATATTACGGCATGGATTACTTCTTGGATTATGTAAAGGATTACGTAGTGGAAAAATACGGCGAGACCATTCTGGCAGGGGGCTATGCTATATACACCACCATAGATAAGGACCTTCAGGAGCATGCAAGACAGGTGTTAGAAAAGGGTATATACCGGGTGGCAAAGGCAAACGGCATACCAGCCCTCCCTGCAGATTACTCCACTGCGGAAAAACTCTACAGAGAGCAGAAGGTGGATATAAAACCGGGCAAGGTGCTCATAGGAAAGATAAAGGACGTGCAGGGTAATGAGTATGTGGTGGAAATAGGGGACAAAGAGTTTAAAGCAGAAAAGGGTGAGCTTCCCTTTGAAAAGGGAGACTATGTTTTTGTTAGGTTTTATCAGGTAAAAAAAGAGCTAAGGTGGGAAGTTCTGCCGGACCTTCAAGGTGCCTTGGTAGCTTTGGATGCAAAGACGGGTGCCATAAGGGCAATGGTTGGGGGATATTCTTACATGAGGAGCCCTTACAATAGGACGGTGTATGCCAAAAGGCAACCGGGCTCTGCCATAAAACCGATTATATATCTCTCCGCCCTCATGAAGGGCTACACACAGGCCAGTTTAATAGACGCTACACCCAGAAGTTTCTACGACCCATCCACAGGCAAAGAATGGACGCCAAGGAACTACGAGGGAGCTGAGTATGGATACGTGTCCTTGAGAACTGCTTTAGCTAAAAGTATAAACACCGCCACTGTAAATCTGTTAGCAGACATAGGCTTTGATTTGCCAATACAGGTGGGAAAAAGTTTGGGATTGGAGCTAAAACCTTACTACTCTATGGCTCTTGGTAGCATAGAAACAACACCTCTACAGCTAACCTCCGCCTACCAAGCCTTTGCAAACCTCGGTGTATGGTGTAAGCCTTACTTTATAGTCAAGATAGTCTCTTCGGACGGGCGGGTTTTGGAGGAGAATAGCCCCCAATGCGAACAAGTTTTGCCAACACAAGAAACAAGAGTGCTTGTTGATATGCTTAGGGCTGTAGTTTTGGAGGGAACCGCAGTGTCCGCCTCCTCCATAGACAGGTTTGTGGCGGGAAAAACGGGCACAACCAACGATTACATGGATGCGTGGTTTGTAGGATTTACTCCTGAGATAGTCGCTGGTGTTTGGGTGGGCTTTGATTTAAAAAGAAGCATGGGCAAAGGTATGGCTGGTGCCCGGGTAGCCCTGCCCATTTGGATTGATTTTATGTCTGTGGCCGCATACATGTTTCCAAAGGAGGACTTCCCAGTGCCAGAGGGTGTTGTCTTTGTAAATTGTCCCACTCCAATGGCTTTCATAGCTGGCACAGAGGGAATATGTTCTCAAAAGCAGGAACAACAAGAACAGGAAAAACCCAAGGACGAGCTTGAAGGCATAGTGGAACCCAAGTTTTTACCAGAACAACAAGAACAACCAAAGATAAAGGAGGTACCCTAATGGCTATTATAAAACCTTACAAGGGCATATTTCCCAAAATTCATCCATCCGTTTATATGTCCGAGAATGTGGTGGTAGTGGGAGATGTGGAAATAGGTGAAGACTCAAGCCTGTGGTTTGGCACTGTAGTTAGGGGAGATGTAAATTACATTCGTATAGGAAAGGGGACAAACATCCAAGACAACTCGGTGATCCATGTTACTCACGATACCCATCCCACCATTATAGGAGACTACACAAC encodes the following:
- a CDS encoding penicillin-binding protein 1A; the protein is MVRKIGLILAIFFGVPFLVLFVILLALYNGLPSPKALKDWKPPEATVIYDYKGRPFGDIALQRRYYVTLDKIPAHTRYAFIAAEDKNFYKHFGVDPIAIIRALIINIHSKDIKQGASTITQQLARNLFLTPERSLTRKIKEALLAIKIEREFSKDKILELYLNYIYLGHGAYGVEAASRIYFGKSVKDLTVDESAVLASLPKAPTKYNPFRNPERILERRNYVLLRMLEDGYISQEEYEIYSKKPLKLRLENRYYGMDYFLDYVKDYVVEKYGETILAGGYAIYTTIDKDLQEHARQVLEKGIYRVAKANGIPALPADYSTAEKLYREQKVDIKPGKVLIGKIKDVQGNEYVVEIGDKEFKAEKGELPFEKGDYVFVRFYQVKKELRWEVLPDLQGALVALDAKTGAIRAMVGGYSYMRSPYNRTVYAKRQPGSAIKPIIYLSALMKGYTQASLIDATPRSFYDPSTGKEWTPRNYEGAEYGYVSLRTALAKSINTATVNLLADIGFDLPIQVGKSLGLELKPYYSMALGSIETTPLQLTSAYQAFANLGVWCKPYFIVKIVSSDGRVLEENSPQCEQVLPTQETRVLVDMLRAVVLEGTAVSASSIDRFVAGKTGTTNDYMDAWFVGFTPEIVAGVWVGFDLKRSMGKGMAGARVALPIWIDFMSVAAYMFPKEDFPVPEGVVFVNCPTPMAFIAGTEGICSQKQEQQEQEKPKDELEGIVEPKFLPEQQEQPKIKEVP